The Entelurus aequoreus isolate RoL-2023_Sb linkage group LG11, RoL_Eaeq_v1.1, whole genome shotgun sequence genome includes the window ACCGCTTTACTTACATTTTAGGTCGCTTTGTGTTATTACTGTGCGGTGCTGATACATCTTTTAAAGCCGTGCGCGCAAAGGATCTTGGGAGCtgcgttgccaaatgggaaatgaCAACAGCGTACCGGAAGCTTTAAATAAACACGTTTTGAGGAAATTTAATCGCACATTGGGACCATGTGTACTAGTAGAACATTTTCACATACCTTTTATAGCATATATTATAACATATATTATAGTGCAGTTTTAGAAATGATAATACAAATATGACAAATAGTATCGTAGGTATGGCAACTTCAGTCGACGTCACAACGGTGCGACACGCTGCGTCGCACCAGTAACAACAATAACAAGGTAATAAGCAGGCCGGAGAAGTAAAGTGAaaaaaaaaccgccaacaatggaGGATAACCACCATATGGTATTCTTTCTTTTAGCCATGTGGCTTCATATTACTAGAAGAAGACAAGCTTTGTTCGAGAGTAGACTGCAGGCCGCGCGGAGAAACACTGCGGAGAAAATGAGGAGACTTTTGGATTTGATGGAAGAAGAAACATTTACAAGGAAAAGAAAGCGGCGGAAAAGGGTAggataacttcttttttttttattaaatcgtgTTTGAATACTATtattcaataatattatttaccaGACTAAACATtggaggggggcgtgagaggcaacagTGCATtctttgacacatacagatagataaataaacatttacttcatcgatcaatcaatcaatcaatcaatatagccctaaatcacgagtgtctcaaagggctgcacaagccacaacgacatcctcggctcagatcccacatcagagcaagaaaaaactcaacctaatgggatgacaatgagaaaccttggtgcgtaaacactatcacaggagccgtcTGCACCAGGtagtcatcagaccatggccaccaggacgctgacacaaaagcgcggccaataacccctgaggcagaaggctcatctgaggaacgttggaaaataaaaataataaaacttgtaaaatagtaagaaccgtctgtagagataaagaataaaatacaagtaaaacatatgaagattaatagaagaagaagaaaagaaaaaatatatatatatacagtaaataaatcaaatcttgcataactaataggataaaaagtaaaatacaaatgacttcaataaaataattaatatcaggtaaaagccaaatcaaaaaggtgggtcttaagcctgctcttaaaaacatgttgTCTTCCAGATGCTGCCGATGCTGCTAAAGAGCCGGCGCAGACCGAGCATCTGGGCCGTCCGTCGCTCCAACGAGTGGTGGGACCAGGTGGTGCCGGGCTTCACGCGCACGGACTGGGTGCACCACTTCAGGATGTCGGAAGAGACCTTCCTCCACATCTGTGCCGAGCTGCGTCCCGCCATGCAGAAGCGGGACACCAACTTCCGCGTGTGCGTCCCCGTGAAGAAGAGAGTGGCCATCGCTCTGTGGAAGCTGGCCACAAACAGCGAGTTCAAGAGCATCAGCCATCTTTTTGGCGTCAGCAAGACGACAGTGTGCCGCTGCGTGCGGGAATTCTGCTCGGCCGCGTGCGCGCTGTTGCTGCCGCAGCAGATCCGCTTCCCCAACGCGGACGAGCTCCGAGAAATGGCGGCCGGCGTGGAACAGAGCTGGGGGCTTCCGCGGTGCATCGGCGCCATCGACGCCGCCCACATTCCCATCATAGCTCCTACGGAGAGGCACGGCGACTATGTCAACGAGGGAGGCTGGCATTCCATCATCCTCCAAGGCGTCGTGGACGGACGAGGGCGGTTTTGGAGCGCTTGCGTCGGCACAGCGGGGAGTTTGGACGAGGAAGAAGCGCTGAGGATGTCGTCCTTGTGGCAGGTGGCCGAGCAAGGGACCTTTTCCCCGCCGTGCGCAAGGAACGGCGCCGGCGTGACCGCGGGCTACTACATCCTGGGAGACGCCGCCTACCCGTCAAAGAGTTGGCTCCTGAGGCCGTTCCTCGACGACGATGGGCAGCTGACGGCGGCGCAGCAGACGTACAACGAGAAGGTGTGTAAGGCGCAAACGATGGCCACCGGCGCCTTCTCCCGACTGCGAGGCAGGTGGCGATGCCTGACCAAGCGCAACGACAGCGACATCGAAGTGGTGAAGTCCATGGTGCTGACTTGCTGCGCGCTGCACAACCTGTGCGAGCGCCGCGAGGAGGAGTACCGCCAAGAATGGGACGCTCACGTGACCGCGCCCGCTCCTGCGCGAACGCCGGCAAGCGACGACGAGGAAGAAGGCGAGGACGTACGTGTTGCTCTGATGCGCTTTTTTAGCAACGCACcactttaaaaacaacaaacattgtTGGAA containing:
- the LOC133660681 gene encoding uncharacterized protein LOC133660681, which encodes MEDNHHMVFFLLAMWLHITRRRQALFESRLQAARRNTAEKMRRLLDLMEEETFTRKRKRRKRMLPMLLKSRRRPSIWAVRRSNEWWDQVVPGFTRTDWVHHFRMSEETFLHICAELRPAMQKRDTNFRVCVPVKKRVAIALWKLATNSEFKSISHLFGVSKTTVCRCVREFCSAACALLLPQQIRFPNADELREMAAGVEQSWGLPRCIGAIDAAHIPIIAPTERHGDYVNEGGWHSIILQGVVDGRGRFWSACVGTAGSLDEEEALRMSSLWQVAEQGTFSPPCARNGAGVTAGYYILGDAAYPSKSWLLRPFLDDDGQLTAAQQTYNEKVCKAQTMATGAFSRLRGRWRCLTKRNDSDIEVVKSMVLTCCALHNLCERREEEYRQEWDAHVTAPAPARTPASDDEEEGEDVRVALMRFFSNAPL